In the Anoplopoma fimbria isolate UVic2021 breed Golden Eagle Sablefish chromosome 7, Afim_UVic_2022, whole genome shotgun sequence genome, one interval contains:
- the nat16 gene encoding histidine N-acetyltransferase, with the protein MKIDTSLTMLQLPEALSQAGLQFSVATEEDFDEIMAMSQDIYGGLDYLPTRYTDWLQETNRTVILARKQGKVIALESVCVIDNGETMLVEGLRVAPQERGKGVAGVLLRFCCELVKSKYPDVKVSRLTRDDQLGPKDFQKYRLITKQGILLVRFRAEDLKLRLSELGLGGDIQSSLSTSSNPPPVCLDHTAVHRLYLTTDLMQGVLPNATIIQDWQPFKLLTSNMAILLKKDIDWMVDDVSNPTVASLCTFPFRVPIGDDWYYLNIDMFGKDLDLVRQQFLCHLQRHTAPLKGHVMCQMFLDPPLWKPMEEFCHNTLSVELVKEYTEQCVVESDVV; encoded by the exons ATGAAGATCGATACCAGCCTGACTATGCTCCAGCTCCCAGAGGCCCTGTCCCAGGCAGGCCTTCAGTTCTCTGTGGCCACTGAGGAGGATTTCGATGAGATCATGGCCATGAGCCAGGACATCTACGGTGGCCTTGATTACCTGCCCACTCGATACACTGACTGGCTACAGGAGACCAACCGCACAGTCATACTGGCTCGCAAACAGGGAAAAGTG ATTGCTCTTGAGTCCGTTTGTGTCATTGACAATGGGGAGACCATGCTGGTGGAAGGTCTGCGTGTCGCCCCTCAGGAAAGGGGAAAGGGCGTGGCAGGAGTTCTGCTGCGCTTTTGCTGCGAGCTGGTCAAATCCAAGTACCCTGATGTCAAAGTAAGCCGCTTGACCCGTGATGATCAGCTTGGACCCAAAGACTTCCAGAAGTATCGTCTCATAACCAAGCAG GGGATTCTGTTGGTACGCTTCAGAGCTGAAGACCTCAAGCTCCGTCTGTCTGAGCTTGGTCTGGGTGGAGACATCCAATCCTCTCTGTCCACCTCCTCCAACCCTCCTCCGGTGTGTCTCGACCATACAGCTGTCCACCGGCTGTATCTGACCACTGACCTGATGCAGGGGGTCCTTCCTAATGCCACCATCATTCAAGACTGGCAGCCATTCAAGCTTCTGACCAGTAACATGGCTATCCTACTGAAGAAGGACATTGACTGGATGGTGGATGATGTGTCCAACCCTACTGTGGCCAGCCTCTGTACCTTCCCTTTCAGGGTGCCCATTGGAGATGACTG GTATTACCTGAACATTGACATGTTCGGTAAAGACCTGGACCTGGTTCGGCAGCAGTTCTTGTGCCACCTGCAGCGCCACACTGCCCCCCTGAAGGGTCACGTGATGTGCCAGATGTTCCTGGACCCACCACTTTGGAAGCCCATGGAGGAATTCTGCCACAACACCTTGAGCGTGGAGCTGGTGAAGGAGTACACCGAGCAATGCGTGGTGGAGTCAGACGTCGTCTAG